The segment GGCGGCGGTGGCCGCGACGCTCGTCTTCCTGCAGCGCGTCCTCGCCACCCGCGAGTACGAGGCGGCCTACCACCGCTACCGGAGCCATCTCGGCCGCGGGATCCTGCTGGGGCTGGAGCTGCTGGTGGCCGCGGACATCATCGGCACCGTCGCGGTGGCCCCTACCTTCGAGAGCCTGGGCGTCCTCGCCCTCATCGTGGTGATCCGCACCTTCCTCAGCTTCTCCCTGGAGGTGGAGATCAACGGCTACTGGCCCTGGCAGGCCAGCCGCATGGAGGGGCACACGCCGCGCGACGAGCGCTGAAGTCTGCGTGCGGCGGCGGCGAAGCGCGAGCCCCCTCCCGCCTGCAGCGGCGGGAGGGGGCTCACGGCACGCTGGCCGGAGCGGCCTCAGCGGGTCGCGGCCCTGACACGGCGGAACTCCCGGACGAAGGCGCGGGCGTCCGCCTCGGAGAAGCTCTCCATCACCTCGGTGCCGTTGACGTTCACGGAGTCGAAGACCCGCTCGCCGTCCATGCCGGTGAAGACCAGGCGCCCGTCCCGGTAGTGCGCGTCGCGCAGCTCGCTCACGGGGTACTCCACGCTGCGCTTCAGCATGGTCTCCACCGTGCCGCGCACGGCGGCCTTCACCACCTGCGCGAAGAAGCCGGCGGCCTCCTCTTCCTCCTTCCGCATGTCCCGCCCGATCTGGCGGAGCCCGCCGTCCGTGAGCTGCATCGTGATCACCTCCTGCGTCAGGAGGAGCGTCACCATGCCGTTGCTGGTGTTGATGGCGATCCGGGCGTCGCGCGGGTCGCGCCGCCGCCCGATCCGGCCGGGGGAGTCGGACGCGTCGCTGCTCGACACGCTGACGCCGGTGGGGCTCTGCGCGGTCTGCTGCGCGGGCGCGGC is part of the Longimicrobiaceae bacterium genome and harbors:
- a CDS encoding DUF1622 domain-containing protein, which translates into the protein MPESFDAFAHGTARAIEAAGISVIVLAAVAATLVFLQRVLATREYEAAYHRYRSHLGRGILLGLELLVAADIIGTVAVAPTFESLGVLALIVVIRTFLSFSLEVEINGYWPWQASRMEGHTPRDER